A region of Streptomyces sp. NBC_00654 DNA encodes the following proteins:
- a CDS encoding DUF6760 family protein has protein sequence MTYAADLLYEEVAYLAYHFHWPLDDLLDLEHPERLKFVAQVARLNGQ, from the coding sequence GTGACGTACGCGGCCGACCTGCTCTACGAGGAGGTCGCGTACCTCGCCTATCACTTCCACTGGCCGCTCGACGACCTGCTGGACCTGGAACATCCGGAACGCCTGAAGTTCGTCGCACAGGTCGCTCGCCTCAACGGGCAGTAG
- a CDS encoding phage tail protein → MPLPDLDSSVGHSFGLEFDSVIIKQITEVSGLKMEQDVIELKQNTADGKYAIKKLPGRPKAGEVTVTRGLTEDNSFERWIKDSRFGRMTDARRNGAVIVYDYEGMPIKRYKLINAWPKSLEIGTLKAGDTSVLTEKLAITYESMELD, encoded by the coding sequence GTGCCACTTCCCGATCTCGACAGTTCCGTCGGGCATTCCTTCGGTCTCGAATTCGACAGCGTCATCATCAAGCAGATCACCGAGGTCAGCGGTCTGAAGATGGAGCAGGACGTCATCGAGCTGAAGCAGAACACCGCCGACGGCAAGTACGCCATCAAGAAGCTGCCCGGACGCCCCAAGGCGGGAGAGGTCACCGTCACCCGTGGTCTCACGGAGGACAACAGCTTCGAGCGGTGGATCAAGGACTCGCGGTTCGGCCGTATGACGGACGCCCGCCGCAACGGCGCCGTCATCGTCTACGACTACGAGGGCATGCCGATCAAGCGCTACAAGCTGATCAACGCCTGGCCGAAGTCGCTGGAGATCGGCACGCTCAAGGCCGGTGACACCTCGGTCCTGACGGAGAAGCTGGCGATCACGTACGAGAGCATGGAACTCGACTGA